Proteins encoded within one genomic window of Bos indicus x Bos taurus breed Angus x Brahman F1 hybrid chromosome 18, Bos_hybrid_MaternalHap_v2.0, whole genome shotgun sequence:
- the MAMSTR gene encoding MEF2-activating motif and SAP domain-containing transcriptional regulator, protein MTLAASSQRSQIIRSKFRSVLQLRIHRRYQDPTLSGSFTASPVLDPDPWISAADPALALAPASPLGPAPFLFNPEVLLPEPKPCWSLKKESPKTSQHWREPKPKGNLTYHQYIPPEPRQGYRADPQVEGSPLDPPGPPLWEGTTSQQPPPRMKPTPLTPSPPGVPSPSPLPHKLELQTLKLEELTVSELRQQLRLRGLPVSGTKSMLLERMRGGAPPRERPKARREDSAAGAPWPRFRPKALGAARSACSFKLSPTSHSPPPPRAVETLVTASASAPVPVATTAQAPTPAPVPVPSSAPASTALTLEEELQEAIRRAQLLPNRGIDDILEDQVEPEDPLPAIPLDFPGSFDMLSPSPDSEGLSSVFSSSLPSPTNSPSPSPRGPTDFLDWLEALSGGPSLGCGPPAPSIFSADLSDSSGTRLWDLLEDPW, encoded by the exons CCCTCTCGGGGTCCTTCACCGCCTCTCCGGTCTTGGATCCTGATCCATGGATCTCAGCTGCAGATCCGGCTCTGGCTCTGGCCCCTGCCTCCCCATTGGGCCCAGCCCCTTTCCTCTTCAACCCTGAAGTCCTTCTTCCTGAGCCGAAACCCTGCTGGTCCCTGAAGAAG GAGTCTCCCAAGACCTCCCAACACTGGAGGGAGCCCAAGCCCAAGGGGAACTTGACATACCACCAGTACATACCCCCAGAGCCAAGACAAGGGTACAGGGCAGACCCCCAGGTTGAAGGGTCGCCCTTGGATCCCCCTGGACCGCCTCTGTGGGAAGGGACAACCTCACAACAGCCACCTCCTAG GATGAAGCCCACACccctcactccctccccaccAGGAGTCCCCAGCCCCTCGCCCCTGCCACATAAGTTGGAACTTCAGACCCTCAAACTGGAGGAGCTGACG GTCTCAGAGCTCCGGCAGCAGCTGCGGCTGCGGGGCCTCCCGGTGTCGGGGACCAAGTCAATGCTTCTGGAGCGCATGCGCGGCGGCGCCCCGCCCCGCGAACGGCCGAAGGCTCGGCGCGAGGACAGTGCGGCGGGCGCCCCCTGGCCTCGCTTCAGGCCCAAGGCTTTGGGAGCCGCCCGGAGTGCGTGCTCG TTCAAGCTGAGTCCAACATCTCATTCGCCGCCTCCTCCACGTGCCGTGGAAACCCTGGTGACTGCTTCGGCTTCGGCTCCGGTTCCGGTTGCGACGACGGCTCAGGCTCCAACTCCAGCTCCAGTGCCAGTCCCTTCCTCAGCACCGGCCTCAACAGCCCtgaccctggaggaggagctgcaggAAGCGATCCGCAGAGCGCAG CTGCTTCCGAACCGGGGCATTGATGACATCCTGGAGGATCAGGTGGAGCCTGAGG ACCCGCTGCCCGCCATCCCCTTGGACTTCCCGGGCTCCTTCGACATGCTGTCCCCCTCCCCGGACTCTGAAGGcctctcttctgtcttctcttcctcACTTCCGTCCCCCACGAATTCCCCGTCCCCCTCTCCCAGGGGCCCGACGGACTTCTTGGATTGGCTGGAGGCTCTGAGTGGGGGTCCCTCgctgggctgtggcccaccagcccccagcattTTCTCTGCTGACTTATCTGATTCCAGTGGTACCAGGCTGTGGGACCTGCTGGAGGATCCATGGTGA
- the LOC113876242 gene encoding cytochrome c oxidase subunit 7C, mitochondrial gives MLGQSIRRFTTSVVRRSHYEEGPGKNIPFSVENKWRLLAMMTLFFGSGFAAPFFIVRHQLLKK, from the coding sequence ATGTTGGGACAGAGCATCCGGAGGTTCACAACCTCAGTGGTTCGTCGGAGCCACTATGAGGAGGGTCCAGGGAAGAATATACCATTTTCAGTGGAAAACAAGTGGAGATTACTAGCTATGATGACTTTGTTCTTTGGGTCTGGATTTGCTgcacctttctttatagtaagACACCAACTGCTTAAAAAGTAA